In Martelella mediterranea DSM 17316, the following are encoded in one genomic region:
- a CDS encoding ArsR/SmtB family transcription factor has product MATAAPQMPDDLSSIFLALADPTRRAVIARLGQGPASVSELASPFDMGLPSFMKHIRLLENSGMIRTRKSGRTRTCVIDGPGLSNAERWLAEQRKIWEAQADRLEAFVMLEQEGRNADSDR; this is encoded by the coding sequence ATGGCAACAGCCGCCCCGCAGATGCCCGACGATCTCAGTTCGATCTTTCTGGCGCTCGCCGATCCGACGCGCCGTGCCGTCATTGCCCGCCTCGGGCAGGGGCCGGCCAGCGTCAGCGAACTCGCAAGTCCTTTCGACATGGGGCTGCCTTCATTCATGAAGCACATTCGGCTTCTTGAAAACAGCGGGATGATCCGGACCAGAAAGTCTGGGCGAACCCGTACCTGCGTGATCGACGGACCAGGCCTTTCCAATGCCGAGCGGTGGTTGGCGGAGCAGAGAAAAATATGGGAAGCACAGGCCGATCGGCTGGAGGCTTTTGTAATGCTGGAACAGGAGGGCAGAAATGCAGACAGTGACCGCTGA
- a CDS encoding sulfatase, producing MTRPNILFVFPDQWRGDWLGALSPELPLRTPTIDRLIAGGTAFRRAWTPSPLCVPARSCLATARSYGRAPAPDNTCANPIDADTFYRRLSEAGYEVASFGKTDLFKPDRSWGKDGRHRVNGVDKLAAIGIPAGKDIAGKHDSAEAAEDGCSDPYTDLLARAGVIDSYVKDLAERSEDSPLPVSDWEAGAIVEPETCYANTAPSPLPPELYADNVVGQDALDYLGTVNADAPWFLMVNFPGPHEPMDVTGDMIENWRDVTFPQPYGRRAEDRELQNEIRRRYAAMLENIDVWFGRMIAELSRRDMLENTVIVFASDHGEMLGDRNLWKKQVPFEPSLNVPLVWNGPDIAARGIEDAPASLIDIPVTLLSLAGAAPLSRADGLDLSCYLKGREAYPRRFTHAGLGAWRAVTDGRWKLVLGYRNDQPLSRMQFGSFQADITAGARLYDLNVDLLETTNLWDINCEERNRLMRELRKLFGDTQAPSGFKLLSEERTPSGLIMCRLENTGNGSAGTYVRGQTNLVGAAQD from the coding sequence ATGACCCGGCCAAACATACTCTTCGTCTTTCCCGACCAGTGGCGGGGAGACTGGCTCGGGGCGCTCTCGCCCGAACTGCCGTTGCGCACCCCGACGATCGACCGGCTGATTGCCGGCGGCACGGCATTCCGCCGGGCCTGGACGCCAAGCCCGCTCTGTGTTCCCGCGCGCTCCTGCCTTGCCACCGCAAGGTCCTACGGGCGAGCGCCGGCCCCCGACAATACCTGCGCCAACCCGATCGACGCCGATACGTTCTACCGAAGGCTCTCCGAGGCCGGCTATGAGGTCGCAAGCTTTGGCAAGACCGATCTCTTCAAGCCCGACAGGAGCTGGGGCAAGGACGGCCGCCACCGGGTAAACGGTGTCGACAAGCTTGCAGCAATCGGCATTCCGGCGGGCAAGGATATCGCCGGCAAGCACGATTCCGCCGAGGCGGCCGAAGATGGCTGCTCGGACCCCTACACCGACCTGTTGGCGCGCGCCGGCGTGATCGACAGCTATGTGAAGGACCTCGCAGAACGCTCCGAAGATTCGCCGCTGCCGGTTTCCGACTGGGAAGCCGGCGCGATTGTCGAACCGGAAACCTGCTACGCCAATACAGCACCATCGCCGCTGCCGCCCGAACTCTACGCGGATAATGTCGTCGGCCAGGATGCGCTCGATTATCTCGGCACGGTGAACGCGGACGCGCCATGGTTTTTGATGGTCAACTTCCCCGGCCCGCACGAGCCGATGGATGTGACCGGGGACATGATCGAAAACTGGCGGGATGTGACCTTTCCGCAGCCCTACGGCCGGCGCGCCGAAGATCGCGAACTCCAAAACGAGATCCGCCGCCGCTATGCCGCCATGCTGGAAAACATCGATGTCTGGTTCGGCCGGATGATTGCCGAATTGTCGCGTCGCGACATGCTGGAGAACACCGTGATCGTGTTCGCGTCGGATCACGGCGAGATGCTGGGCGACCGCAATCTATGGAAGAAGCAGGTCCCCTTTGAACCCTCCCTCAATGTGCCGCTGGTCTGGAACGGCCCCGACATTGCCGCGCGCGGAATAGAGGATGCGCCGGCATCGCTGATCGATATTCCAGTGACCCTGCTGTCGCTCGCCGGAGCAGCGCCGCTGTCGCGAGCCGATGGCTTGGACCTGTCCTGCTATCTCAAAGGGCGCGAAGCCTATCCCCGCCGGTTTACACATGCCGGCCTGGGCGCGTGGCGCGCGGTAACCGATGGGCGCTGGAAGCTGGTGCTCGGCTACCGCAACGACCAGCCTTTATCAAGGATGCAGTTCGGCTCATTCCAGGCCGATATCACCGCGGGGGCGCGGCTATATGATCTGAATGTGGATTTGCTCGAAACAACTAATCTGTGGGACATAAACTGCGAGGAAAGAAACAGGCTCATGCGCGAACTTCGAAAGCTGTTTGGCGACACGCAAGCGCCATCAGGTTTCAAACTTCTTTCCGAGGAGCGAACGCCATCGGGCCTCATCATGTGCCGTCTTGAGAACACGGGCAATGGATCGGCTGGAACATATGTGCGCGGGCAGACCAATCTGGTCGGCGCCGCACAGGATTGA